The genome window TGCGTGAGCCGCCCCACGATGGGCAGCACGAGGAGCATGATCAGCCCGCCCGGGCCGAGCACCAGCCCGGCCAGGTAGGCCGTGTAGCCCATGAGGTTCTGCAGGTAGAGGGGCAGCAGCACGATGGCCCCGAAGAAGGCGAAGAAGCCGAAGAACATGAGCAGATTGCCCAGGGCGAAGCTGCGGTCGCGGAATTCGCGCAGGTCGACGATCGGCTGCTTCCGCGTGAGCTCCCATACCAGGAAGGCGAGCAGGCAGACCCCGGCCGTGACGGCCAGGGTCAGGATGAAGTCCGAGCTGAACCAGTCGTCCCGCTGCCCCTTGTCGAGCACGATCTGCAGCGCGCCCAGTCCCACGGCCAGCAGCGCCAGCCCCACGTAGTCCACCCCCTCGCCCTTCTCGCGGCGCTTCATGTACTCGGGGTCGGAGATGAACGAGCTGATCAGGAACAGGGCCAGCACGCCGAAAGGCACGTTGATGTAGAAGATCCAGCGCCAGGAATAGCTGTCCGTGATCCAGCCGCCGATGAGCGGCCCGAGGATGGGCCCGAGCACCGCGCCCATGGCGAAGACGGACATGGCCATGCCGCGCTCCTCGGCCGGATAGGCCTCGAGCAGGATGGCCTGCGACATGGGCTGCAGCCCGCCCCCGCCGATCCCCTGCACCACGCGGAAGAAGATGAGCTGCCCGAGGCTCGTGGCCATGCCGCAGAGCATGGAGGCCAGGGTGAAGAGCGCCACCGAGGCCAGGAGATAGGTCTTGCGGCCCATGAGCCGCGCCAGCCAGCCGCTGATGGGGATGACGATGGCGTTGGACACGAGGTAGGACGTGAGCACCCAGGTGACCTCGTCCTGCCCGGCGGACAGGCTGCCCTGGATGTGCGCCAGCGAGACGTTGGCGATGCTCGTGTCCAGGATCTCGATGAGCGTGGGGATCATCACGCTCACCGTGACCACGTACTTGTTCACCTCGCGCTGG of Desulfovibrio sp. X2 contains these proteins:
- a CDS encoding DHA2 family efflux MFS transporter permease subunit codes for the protein MASAAQREVNKYVVTVSVMIPTLIEILDTSIANVSLAHIQGSLSAGQDEVTWVLTSYLVSNAIVIPISGWLARLMGRKTYLLASVALFTLASMLCGMATSLGQLIFFRVVQGIGGGGLQPMSQAILLEAYPAEERGMAMSVFAMGAVLGPILGPLIGGWITDSYSWRWIFYINVPFGVLALFLISSFISDPEYMKRREKGEGVDYVGLALLAVGLGALQIVLDKGQRDDWFSSDFILTLAVTAGVCLLAFLVWELTRKQPIVDLREFRDRSFALGNLLMFFGFFAFFGAIVLLPLYLQNLMGYTAYLAGLVLGPGGLIMLLVLPIVGRLTQKMDARILLCMGMLVNAYSLSYMAGFTLQIDFGTAILARNIQAVGIALFFPPLALLTMAYVPRERMNNASAIFNLLRNLGGSFGTAFVTTMLARRAQFHQARIVERLNPSQTGYAEALDHLRRFLDTSLLPPGDTATRAMGEIYNQALRQASAMAYLDVFQLQSWIFLVLAGLLWIMRRPRPGAGQDGPPVH